A genome region from Cucumis sativus cultivar 9930 chromosome 4, Cucumber_9930_V3, whole genome shotgun sequence includes the following:
- the LOC101220605 gene encoding bidirectional sugar transporter SWEET2 translates to MVLLGSIFSICRDAAGVAGHIFAFGLFLSPLDTFRRVIRNKTTEQFSCLPYIYALLNCLICLWYGTPLISPRNTMVMTVNSIGAVFQLVYIMLFITYAEKGKKIKMLGLLLGIFGLFIVIVIGSLQIADLSLRRNVVGILSCASLVSMFASPLFIINLVIRTKSVEFMPFYLSLSTFLMSISFFLYGLFNYDLFVYAPNGIGTLLGSVQLVLYCYFSRVAREESREPLIVSYA, encoded by the exons ATGGTTCTTCTCGGTTCCATCTTCTCAATTTGCAGGGATGCAGCTGGGGTAGCTG GGCACATATTTGCTTTTGGGCTTTTCCTGTCACCCTT AGATACATTTAGACGTGTGATCAGAAACAAAACAACAGAACAGTTTTCGTGTTTGCCATACATATATGCTCTGTTAAACTGCCTTATTTGCCTATGGTATGGCACACCCCTCATTTCTCCAAGAAACACGATGGTCATGACGGTCAATTCGATCGGCGCTGTATTTCAGTTAGTCTACATCATGCTCTTCATAACATATGCtgaaaaggggaaaaag ATAAAAATGTTAGGATTGTTGCTTGGAATATTTGGCCTTTTCATAGTTATTGTTATTGGGAGCTTACAAATAGCTGACCTCTCTTTGCGACGGAATGTTGTCGGGATTTTGAGTTGTGCTTCTCTCGTATCAATGTTCGCCTCTCCCTTGTTTATTATT AATTTGGTGATTCGAACAAAAAGTGTGGAGTTTATGCCATTTTATCTCTCGCTTTCAACCTTCCTCATGAGCATATCTTTTTTCCTCTATGGACTGTTCAATTACGATCTATTCGTTTAT GCCCCAAATGGGATAGGAACTCTGTTGGGGAGTGTTCAATTGGTGTTGTATTGCTACTTCAGTCGAGTTGCTAGAGAGGAGTCTAGAGAACCTCTAATTGTATCCTATGCGTAG